The genomic region TCGGCCGCAGTATTGCGCAAGCGTCCCCTTCCAGCTGAACGGCATTGCAAGCATAAGCGTATCGAGCCGAGGATTGTCAATTGATCTTTTCCTGTGCGGTACTGTTCCGAGTAACAAGTACATGCGATGGATGATAAACATCTGCTGTTACAGATTCCGTCATCGTCTGGGTCATTATTTGTAGGTTGTATTCAACCGCAGCAGCATCTTTATTTTTTGTGCTTTCTTCGGCGACTTTTTCTTCAAGGACAAGCCGAATATCTTCATGAGTCGTTGCAAAAGAATGTAGTAACTCTATAAGCTCATCATGAGAGAGGGTTTCTAAATATGATAAAACAGCGGATGATCTATCGGACATTAATAAATGCTCTATTAAAGCCAGTTGAGTTCCAATAATCGAAGCCGGAAAATTTCATCTGAACAATTAAGGCGATCCAAGCTCCATACGGCAGTATAAAACGTGCGCTGTTCAATCAAAGTCATACCACATTTTCCATCAGCTCCTCCCTCCTACAGCAGCATAGAACGCAATGCCTACAAACAGCAGTATAATGATGTAGTCCGGAAAACGCATCTTTACCGTTTCATAAGATGTCCGTTTCCGTTCCGCATCAAGGCCGCGTGCAAGGGAAGCGGAGGCGAGCTCATCCATAACGGAGATACAGCTGAAAAGGAGCGGTATCAATATGTACTCGATTGTTTTAAAAGGCGCCCGTATCACCGCGCCCGGTTCAAGGGATATGCCTCTAAATGCCATAGCCTTCCGCACGCCGTCCCATTCTTCCTGCACTGTCGGGATAAACCTGAGCATTACGGATAGGGGGATAATAACAAAGAGCGGAAGGTGCAGAGCCGACAATGCCGCGATGAGTTGACTGATGCGCGTTGTTTTAATTAAAAATGAGAGGGATAGGAGCAAGGGAAAACCGTACCGGCACATCATAATAAGTGCGACAAGAATTCCGGTTAGCGCGGGAGCGCCTGTGCCGGAGGTGATGATGCGGTAGCGCAGATATTCCATACAAGCAATGAGAGCACCGCACTTGAGTGCAAACCATTTTTCCCCGCACAAGGCTAATAGTGCGCACATCGCTGCGCAGTACATCCACAACGCACATTCATTATAGGAAAAGGTACTGACAGCGATACCTGCACAAAATAAAAGCAGCTTTGTCCGCGGGTCAAGCTTTAAAAGCCCGCTCCCGCTTCCATACAGCCCGAACGCCATTTATACGGCTCCGGCTTTTTCAAAATGCTTTTTAACCAAATTTTTTGCGATAAGTGCGCCACCAATTCCCCCTGCAATAGCGCAGCCCAGTATCGCGAACCATATCTTTCCGTTAAATGCCAGTTTTGCAAACGACTGTGCATAAGCGGCACCACTGTATTTTTCCGAAAGCATCATAAATTTGTTGTAATCGGTAAGCAGCATCAGGGTCGGTGCCGCCATATTGAGGTTGAAAAAAACAAATGACAGCAGATACATCTTGCGGGATTGATACTTACCTAAGAACAAAATCAGCTCAGCTATAAGCGCCGCCGCCAGTGAAAAAATAACTGCATACAAACTTTGCGTACAAGTGATTAGCGTAAAAAACGCACCGAATATCAACGCGGCGCCGAACTTATGCACTTTAAGCACGCACAGCATATACACCGTACCGCAAATCAACCCAACCGTCAGCGGCGCCATGAAATACAGCACGGGAGAAATGGCGGAAGAACCCATTACGATAATCAGCATCAGCACGATGTACAATGCACCGAATGCCCCTGCATAGATAAAATCCTTTGTCCGCATTTTTTTATCGGATTGTGTCGTTGAACTCATTGTTTTTAAACTCCTTACGTTTAGAAATTAATAGGACGGTAGTATATAACATAGTTATGTGTCAATAGGCTTACTTTTTTCAAGAGGCAGCTGGTGTGATTGTCCTGATTGCGTTTCCGGTTGCATAATTTTGTTCCAGCAAAAATACATCACATCAGTCAATATATCCATAAAGGATAGGGCTTTTTCATAAGAATATTCATGGGTAATAATTTCAAAAAACGGTGTTAAGGCGGTACTGTAAACCAAATGGAGTTGATCGTCAGTGAGAGGATGTATATTGATTCCTCGCAGTTTTAAGTCGCCGATAAATTTTTTGCATGCAGCAACATCCGCCATTACAAATTCATGGCGAATGTTTTCGTATTTTGTTCCCGCAGAGCGGTTAAACAAAAGTTTAAATTCATCAAAGCGGCTGTAGGCAAGATCGCACAAATCTTGGATAGATATGCGTATTGCTTCTTTTGTCACGGAGTTGCCGTCAGTTGTGAATAGATGGATTGCAGTTTCGGAAAAATCGGTGCCGATATTTAACGTTTGTGTAATAAGCGGCTGCACGAGCGCTTCAAATATTGCAGCCTTTGACGGAAAGTGTTTGTACAAGGCGCCTGCCGTTATTCCCGTCATTGCTGCGATGGAACGCATAGACGCTTTTTTCAAAACCTTTTTGCAAAAATTCTTTTTTTGCGTTTTTAAGGATTTCAGTATAAGTGTCGTGTTTTTTTCCTCGATTCTTTCATCACTGATAGTATTATAGATTGTCGTTTATAAATTGTTAAGAGGACAATCGCCTCCGCCTCAATCCTCTGTCAGTGGGGTATGCTGCAACAGCTGCATCGTCCGGCGGTTAAACCACGAAAGGGAGCCATCATAGTTCACGCTGACAATGTATGCATCCGTCATCAGTGCTTTACGAGATAAAGCATAATCCCGCGGAAGCTGCCGGATCGATCTCCGCTTTTTATCGTAGTAACTCAGCTGATTTTTCCCGAGGTTGGTAAGCACTGCGTATCCGTCATCATAGAGCGAGGCTTGTAAGTTCTCATCACCATACGAAAGCGCTGCGGTAAAAGCGCTGCGGGCGGGATACACCGTATCGATTTTCATCGTCATTAAATCGGTTTGTGCCGCCTTCTCCGTTTTTAACCGAAAGCAGGAAAAGGTGTTTTTTACTTTATTATTTGCCTGTGCGGAAAACGCGATGTCTCCTTCCATATTAAGCGGGATGGTTTCGCTCGTTCTGATATCAATCAACAGGAGCGGCTGGCTAATAACACCGCCCGTACTCTTGGTGATAAGCACGAATGTGTCGTTAACCTGTACGGCATCCTGTAATCCGGCGGCTTGATACGTAAATAACGGTGCGCCGCTTTTACCGTCCAACAACACAAGCCCACTAAATGCCCGTACCGCCGCAATAGTATCATTATAAACGGAAACCGAATTGAGCCGTTCCCGTGGGCGGTAGAGGACAGCAGGTGTTTGTCCCTCCTCTGCATAATATAGCGGTGCGTTTTTTTCTGCCGACCAAAATAAAAAACCATTACCGTATACAGTACACCGTTCGCCTGAAACGGATTGAATGATGGGTTCCGGCTTATCCTCCGGGGAAGCGGCTACATAGAGCGTTGAACCGCTCAGCATATAAATTTTAGAATCCTTCGTGCATATATCGCTCACCTGCATTGAAGTGTCGATATTCAACTCCGTCAGCGAAATTGCCGCATCGCTATTTTGCTTCAAACGATATAGTCTACCGTCATCGGTTCCGATTACAACCGTCGAATCAACATGCCGCGCTGCCGTGATTGCTGCCGGATACGGAAGGCTAAAAGCAGGGGATCTTTTATCGCCTTGACACAAATGCCATGTTTGCCGTGTATCGCCTTTTTCAATCCATACCGGTAGGCTGTCCGTAATCTTCCCTGCAAACAGCGCCGAACGCGCGGGATAGCTTTTTAATACCTCGCCCGAAGCGGCCTTTACAACTACGACATTCCCGTTTTTATAGCCGATAATCTGAGTATAATTCTTAATAAGCTCAGGACTTTCCAATCGATCCTCTGTCTCGTATTGGGTGAGAATAGATTTTTTCGCAATATCGGCATACACAAGCCGACCGGTTTCTCCGTATGTTACGATACTTTTTTCGCTCGGGCCGGTCGCGGCAAGTAGCACGATTCCCGGCGGACGCGGATACACTTTTTTGATCTTTCCGCTTGCGTCAAGGATGGTAATACCTTCCGTCGATGCGGTTCCGATAAAAAGGTACGTCCCTTGAGCCGACCACGATAGCGAAAGGATGGAACTGGAAAAACGTTTCGCATACAGCTGTTTTTTTGTTTGCCAATCCCAAAGAGAAATTTTATGAACGCTGAAACCATCCGTTTCATAGACGGCAATCAACGCTTTTTTAGGATGTGCGGCTATGCGCTTAATCGGCATGGTCGATACCTGCCATGTTTCGGGCTTCATCGTTCCATATGAAAACCGAGTCATAAAACCGTCTTTTCCGGCAGCAAAAAAAGAACGCGTCACAGATGAGTCGGCAACAGCTGCTACGCCTCCCTCAAATCGATGAGAGATATAGGCTCGTTCCAAGATGTTTTTTTTAAGAGCATTAGGAGTTACCGTATCAGGAGTGTTTTTATCGGTAAGAGATGCAGTGTCATCCGATTTTTCTAATGGTGTACCTATATCGGTAGTTTTATCGGATTGGGATTGCCGATGCGTATCCGAATTGTCATCGTTATCCAATGCACCGGACTGTGATTGTCCGTCAGCTGCAGTTTGTTCGGTTTCGGAGAGCGAAGATTCGGATTCTTCTGGAGTTGGAGGCGTCACAATATTGCCAGTTGTCTGAGCTGCTGCACTTGCAAGGAAGCATATAAACAAGAGCAAAAACGAAAATCGTTTAAACTGATGCATCATGATCATCTCCTTCGGCATGAATATTCTTATAGGAAAGGTAGGGGACGAGCCATAAGGCTTGGAATACCTCTTTTTGCTTTTTTGCTTTACGATCTGCTTCGATCGAACGATAAAGATTTAGTGGAATACGCATCACTGCAACTTCTTTTTCCCGTAAGCCATGCACATGAAATTCAATTACATCATCATAAAATTTTTCAAACAGGATTTGAATTTGCTTACCCTTGATATTCTTCCCGTTATCCAATAAAAAGAATTTTACCGCTTCAACAATCTCCGGATCTAAACCGGAATCAAGGACGGCAATCCGATCGGCAAGTTCAGGGTAGCCGATAACGGGCGTTTGTCCTTTCTTCAGAAATTCAGTCTTTAATTTTTTATTATTTTCCGCATTAATTCTGACGGCTCCCGCACAAAAAGCAAGACATTCCATACGCTTCTTTTCGGGTACAAACAATAGCGTTGTTTTTTTCGATTTCCACACAAATTCCGTTTCAAGTTCGATATTGACTTTTGAATGGCAGGACGGGCATACAAAAGACAAAAAGGAGCCTCTTTTTATATCTTCCTTTACTGCTGGGCGGGCATCAAGATCGATTGTTTTTTCGTATTCCACATCAAATGAACAGTCGCATTTACAGGTAATTTTTTGCATAAGGCCTCCTAAAAAAACGCCGTGCTTGTTTCAAACGCAGGTAACTTCCTGCCCTTCATTTCATAATATATAGGATATCCGCCCATAATGCAAAGAAAAAAAGCACGGCGATAAAGGCGAATCCTACGAACTGGAGATAATATAACACACGAGGCGGTATTTGCCGGCGGACGATACATTCGATAAAGGCGGTAAAGATCAATCCGCCGTCCAGAATAGGAATGGGCAAAAGGTTCATTAAAAAGAGAGACACGCATATTACCGCGACAATTTCAGCAATATTCACAAAGCCCGCTCGTGTATTTTCGCTAAAGCCGTCCGCCGCGAGACTACCGATCATCGAACTGATTCGTACCGGCCCGGCAACCGCGTCAGTCATATTCACGCCTTTAAACAAAAGCCCGAGGCTTTTCAGCGTAACGGCCGTCAGTTCTCCGGTTTGCACTATCCCTTGGCGTAAACTGGCAATAAAACCGGTTCCTTTCTCGGTTACGGTGATATAGGCCCAATTCAAACCGAGATCGACGCTGCCGTTTTCCGTGCGGACAAGGTTTACCGGCAGCTCAATCCGCTCGCCGTCACGGATAAGCTCAAAAAGTGCGGTCTTTTGCGTATAGTCGCGGAAAAAGTATATCAACGCCATCTGGTTATCGAGCGCTGTGCCGTCAATACCGGTAAGCCGGTCACCTGCTTTGATTCCCGCCAAATCGGCAGCGGAGTCTTTCCGCACGGATGCAACTTCGAGCGGCACATAACGGTAAATACCGACCTGCCCCGCGCCCGTTTTTTTATTCAAATCAGGGCGTATAGTCATACTGAGCTGTTCTCCCCCCCGTTCAATCAGCATTGTAAGCGATTCTTCGGGATGAAGCGCGATAATCTGCTGAATATCGGCGAAGTTCGCTGTCTTTTGATCGTTGATTTGGAGAATACGATCGCCTATCTGTAGACCGGCTGTCCGCGCAGGCGATTGGTCGCTCGAATCGAGGCAGTATACCGGTACGATACGGTTATCGGTGGTGTAGTATGTCCTGCCGAGTCCGCTTATCATGGCAAGTGCGGCGGCGGCAAGCAAGAGGTTGGCAAAGGGCCCCGCAAACGCTATCAGTATCCGCTTAAAGGGGTGTGCGGCAAAAAGGCTCCCCTCTTCCTTGGGAACACTGGGCAGTTTTTTTTCGTACGCCTCTCTAAACGCGTGTTCTCCCTTCATGCCGCAGTAGCCGCCGAGGGGAATCGCCGACAGCCGGTAGTCGGTTGCACCGAACTTTTTATGCAGCAGTACCGGCCCCCAGCCGATGGAAAAGCTCTCCACCGACACTCCGCAGAGCTTAGCAGCGATGAAGTGCCCCAGCTCATGGATAAATACGACAATGCCGAGTACCGGCAATCCGATC from Treponema vincentii harbors:
- a CDS encoding MptD family putative ECF transporter S component — translated: MSSTTQSDKKMRTKDFIYAGAFGALYIVLMLIIVMGSSAISPVLYFMAPLTVGLICGTVYMLCVLKVHKFGAALIFGAFFTLITCTQSLYAVIFSLAAALIAELILFLGKYQSRKMYLLSFVFFNLNMAAPTLMLLTDYNKFMMLSEKYSGAAYAQSFAKLAFNGKIWFAILGCAIAGGIGGALIAKNLVKKHFEKAGAV
- a CDS encoding energy-coupling factor transporter transmembrane component T, with amino-acid sequence MAFGLYGSGSGLLKLDPRTKLLLFCAGIAVSTFSYNECALWMYCAAMCALLALCGEKWFALKCGALIACMEYLRYRIITSGTGAPALTGILVALIMMCRYGFPLLLSLSFLIKTTRISQLIAALSALHLPLFVIIPLSVMLRFIPTVQEEWDGVRKAMAFRGISLEPGAVIRAPFKTIEYILIPLLFSCISVMDELASASLARGLDAERKRTSYETVKMRFPDYIIILLFVGIAFYAAVGGRS
- a CDS encoding CpXC domain-containing protein, which gives rise to MQKITCKCDCSFDVEYEKTIDLDARPAVKEDIKRGSFLSFVCPSCHSKVNIELETEFVWKSKKTTLLFVPEKKRMECLAFCAGAVRINAENNKKLKTEFLKKGQTPVIGYPELADRIAVLDSGLDPEIVEAVKFFLLDNGKNIKGKQIQILFEKFYDDVIEFHVHGLREKEVAVMRIPLNLYRSIEADRKAKKQKEVFQALWLVPYLSYKNIHAEGDDHDASV
- the rseP gene encoding RIP metalloprotease RseP — its product is MLKFLIGLPVLGIVVFIHELGHFIAAKLCGVSVESFSIGWGPVLLHKKFGATDYRLSAIPLGGYCGMKGEHAFREAYEKKLPSVPKEEGSLFAAHPFKRILIAFAGPFANLLLAAAALAMISGLGRTYYTTDNRIVPVYCLDSSDQSPARTAGLQIGDRILQINDQKTANFADIQQIIALHPEESLTMLIERGGEQLSMTIRPDLNKKTGAGQVGIYRYVPLEVASVRKDSAADLAGIKAGDRLTGIDGTALDNQMALIYFFRDYTQKTALFELIRDGERIELPVNLVRTENGSVDLGLNWAYITVTEKGTGFIASLRQGIVQTGELTAVTLKSLGLLFKGVNMTDAVAGPVRISSMIGSLAADGFSENTRAGFVNIAEIVAVICVSLFLMNLLPIPILDGGLIFTAFIECIVRRQIPPRVLYYLQFVGFAFIAVLFFFALWADILYIMK